Proteins from a single region of Primulina tabacum isolate GXHZ01 chromosome 5, ASM2559414v2, whole genome shotgun sequence:
- the LOC142545559 gene encoding uncharacterized protein LOC142545559 encodes MGGSNKKKSNKSSRRAPRGSSSYSSSHHGLFVEGGVLSDWSAVNSPPSRGKKNNIGGTGSSKPVSRLSDRGHSNRSRGNAIGYAYPTENTHLHEGVNQANEVETSTPVVLIDSEKTPIVYKGAIWESRSVEYIYDYTASLTLDHNSHRGLGFYEYAETTPSAFESSFKIEEEDGDSIVFSSREADHLGCDTDLVHGTQAKISENSLEEMPSPEENPRYVLIGGTKIYMYDTEEEEEEEEEEEEELTDVKSSEEEEEEEEEDCFATSESDELSSVTDSDIDEGVAVDYFEGIGGSGDIVNVHQLVGKVSDVSEDDSDSKDSYDETLEKFGGIALMEASREYGQIKPGSGLKYRAEDNKLRPIKYDGYPTLDGLMLVNDPRTVSGRKKHHDKISRSWPFESRKSKKFRNIPGEKKKHRRETIAAKRRDRMINRGVDLQQINSKLQQMVLDGVDILSFQPMHPRDCSQVRRLASIYRLGSLCSGSGKKRFVTVTRTHHSRMPCSTDKVRLEKLIGAEKDDGDFPVVDTMTTRFHRDNAKKSIAVGASTSNGPLSARARSNKQARNNKIARKVGSYASQPVSFVSSGMMISETVNAEDVSLENKNVVSTSMDIGAFEMHTTGFGSKMLAKMGFVEGGGLGKDGQGVSHPIEVVQRPKSLGLGAEVPETSSNSLNIHAPPKPTGSSAKSSNTNDKLAKKETQKLGSFEKHTKGFGSKMMAKMGFVEGMGLGKDSQGMVNPLVAVRRPKARGLGAMG; translated from the exons ATGGGTGGGAGTAACAAGAAAAAGTCGAATAAATCGAGCCGCCGAGCGCCGCGTGGCTCATCTTCCTATTCGTCCTCGCATCATGGCTTGTTTGTAGAAGGAGGAGTTTTATCGGATTGGTCAGCCGTCAATTCTCCTCCTTCCAGAG GGAAGAAAAATAATATTGGGGGAACTGGGAGTTCGAAGCCCGTTTCAAGATTGAGTGACCGAGGCCATTCTAACAGAAGTAGAGGAAATGCTATTGGTTACGCGTACCCTACG GAAAATACACATTTACATGAGGGTGTAAATCAAGCTAACGAGGTAGAGACGTCAACACCTGTGGTTTTAATCGATTCAGAGAAGACACCAATTGTTTACAAAGGAGCGATTTGGGAATCTCGAAGCGTGGAGTACATTTATGACTACACCGCAAGCTTAACATTGGACCATAATTCGCACAGAGGATTGGGGTTCTATGAATATGCAGAAACCACTCCAAGTGCCTTCGAATCATCATTCAAAATTGAGGAGGAAGATGGTGATTCTATTGTCTTTTCTTCACGTGAGGCAGATCATTTGGGTTGTGATACTGATCTGGTTCATGGTACACAAGCTAAAATAAGTGAGAACTCACTAGAGGAGATGCCGTCTCCTGAGGAAAATCCACGTTATGTGCTAATAGGAGGCaccaaaatatatatgtatgacacggaagaagaagaagaagaagaagaagaagaagaagaagaattgACTGATGTGAAAAgttctgaagaagaagaagaagaagaagaagaagattgcTTTGCTACATCTGAGAGTGATGAATTGTCATCTGTTACTGATTCAGACATTGATGAAGGTGTTGCTGTGGATTACTTCGAGGGAATAGGTGGAAGTGGAGACATCGTCAATGTTCATCAACTGGTGGGAAAAGTTTCAGATGTGTCTGAAGATGATAGTGATTCCAAAGATAGCTATGATGAAACTCTAGAGAAATTTGGTGGGATTGCACTTATGGAAGCATCGAGGGAGTACGGTCAGATTAAACCTGGATCAGGATTAAAGTATCGTGCTGAAGATAATAAACTAAGACCTATTAAGTATGATGGGTATCCTACTCTTGATGGCCTAATGCTTGTTAATGATCCAAGAACTGTGTCTGGAAGAAAGAAACACCATGATAAAATTTCACGGTCTTGGCCTTTTGAATCTCGAAAAAGCAAAAAGTTCAGGAATATACCAG GGGAGAAAAAGAAACATCGTAGAGAAACGATTGCAGCAAAGCGTCGGGATAGAATGATTAACCGTGGTGTAGATCTCCAGCAGATAAATTCA aaATTGCAGCAAATGGTTCTTGATGGTGTAGATATCCTATCATTTCAGCCTATGCACCCACGTGATTGTTCACAG GTTCGAAGACTAGCTTCAATATACCGGTTGGGAAGTTTGTGCAGTGGATCTGGCAAGAAGAG ATTTGTCACTGTGACGCGAACTCATCACTCGCGTATGCCATGCTCTACTGACAAAGTTCGACTTGAGAAG CTGATAGGAGCTGAAAAAGATGATGGTGACTTCCCTGTTGTCGACACAATGACTACTCGATTTCATAGAGACAATGCAAAGAAGTCCATCGCAGTTGGTGCTTCCACATCAAATGGACCTCTATCTGCTCGGGCCAGATCAAATAAGCAAGCAAGAAACAATAAAATAGCCCGAAAAGTTGGCTCTTATGCATCTCAGCCTGTATCCTTTGTCTCTAGTGGCATGATGATTTCTGAAACGGTTAACGCGGAAGACGTATCCCTGGAGAACAAAAATGTTGTATCTACCTCTATGGACATTGGGGCATTTGAGATGCACACCACCGGTTTTGGCTCGAAAATGTTGGCTAAAATGGGATTTGTGGAAGGCGGGGGCTTAGGAAAGGATGGCCAAGGTGTGTCGCATCCCATCGAAGTCGTTCAACGTCCTAAATCACTTGGGTTGGGTGCCGAGGTTCCTGAAACAAGCTCTAACTCACTGAACATTCATGCTCCACCTAAGCCAACAGGATCAAGTGCCAAGTCTTCTAACACAAATGATAAATTAGCAAAGAAAGAGACTCAAAAACTCGGGTCGTTCGAGAAGCACACAAAGGGGTTCGGATCAAAGATGATGGCGAAGATGGGTTTTGTGGAAGGCATGGGTTTAGGCAAGGATTCTCAAGGCATGGTGAACCCTTTAGTCGCTGTCAGGCGGCCGAAGGCGCGAGGACTGGGAGCCATGGGTTGA